The genomic stretch ATCCCAGAGCCGGGTTTGTTGCACGACTTCCCCGCCATCTTCAATCAGTTCAATCTGACGATAAATTTCATAATGGATGGCACGTTCCACATTCCGGAACGAGTTCATATTCTTAAGCTCAGTTCGGGTACCGAATTTTTCTTGTCCTCGCGGGCGAACCGATACGTTGGCGTCACAACGCAGACTTCCCTCTTCCATATTTCCGTCACAGATTTCCAGGTACTGAACAATCTGCTTGATCTTGGAAAGGTAGGCATAAGCTTCCTGCGGAGTTCTTAAATCCGGTTCGGAAACAATCTCGATAAGCGGCGTTCCGGCCCGGTTTAAATCAACCAGCGTATTGTAGGGATCCTGATCGTGAATAGACTTCCCGGCATCTTCCTCCATGTGAATACGCGTAAGCCCGATTCGCTTGTCATATTCTTCCAGGCTGATGTCCACAAACCCGCCAAAACAAATAGGCGTATCGTATTGGGAAATCTGGTAACCCTTAGGCAAATCAGGGTAGAAGTAATTTTTGCGGGCGAAAATAGACTTTTCCGCTACATCACAATTCGTCGCCAACCCCATTTTGATGATATAGCGAACCAGGTTTTCATTCACCACCGGCAGTGTTCCCGGATGTCCCAGACATAGCGGTGTAACCTGAGTGTTAGGAGCTCCGCCATATTCGGTAGTAACCGCGGCAAAAGCCTTGCTTTGCGTTAACAATTGGGCGTGAACTTCGAGGCCGATCACCGCCTCGTACTTCTCGTGGGCAATAGTGCTCATTAAAATTTTTGTGTATCAGGATTTTTCAGAGCCTGAAAGATATTAAAGTTGACGGTTAGTTTTGAATGTTTCTTACAGAAATGAAGGAAGCTTTGGACCCGGGCTTTAAAGATGAATAATTGCTACCTATCTATTACATTAAATAAAGACATTCCTACTACTTATGAAGAAGTGCCTACTCATACTTTCTTTGGCGTTATTTGGAAGCACGCTTTCCTTTGGGCAGACTCTGGATAAATCCTGGCAATTCACCCATCTATATACGGCCGATGATACAGCTGGTCAAACACATCTTTTTTACTATTTAGACGAAAGAAGAAAGTACATATGCTCAGATGTATGGGGTAGCAGACTTTATAACTCTTCAAATAGAGATTTTCGCCACATGAATCCAATTAACGATTCAGATTCCACATTTATGCATGCTGTTGGTATAGGTGGAATTGGTTGTAGCAGCTTTAATCCATGGATTAATATCATTGATTTTCATCCATTCGACGACAATCTTAAAAATTTCATTTTTGTTGGAAGCTCAGGTGATGGTTTTGAGCCTTACGGTTATTCCCAGATTGGGACCCGACAGTACTACTTAGCTCCTTTATTTGATTATTTTGAACGCGTTGAAGCAAATCCTTATTTGGGAGAATATTTTTTCCTTCCCAGGGATAATCACACAGTCAGAGTTCCCATAACCACTAATAAAGATACAATAAGGTATATTAATAACAATTGGTACGATATTGGTTATGGTGAAGAGATTATTTCAGACTCTATCTTAAAGGTTTTTGATTTCAGGCTTGAGAGTTTTTCTCCTTTTAATGACAGCTTGACCTTTTTTACCAAGCATGGCTCGTTGATCCGTTCAGAAGATTTAGGTATTTCAGGAGATACTTTGGCAATTCCTGTTTCCTCCAGTTCTCAATTCCTATTTGACCAAGACTCTCTCCATGTTTACGCAACAAGTAATACCGGGAATCTTTTGGTTTCTGATAATTACGGGAAACCAGGAAGCTGGATAGAATTAACCTTGCAGGGCAGGTCGTCAACACTTCAAATTGATCCCAAAAAAACCGGGTTTTTATACGTAGCTGACTCAACTTCCATTTACAGATCAACAGATTTTGGGCAAAGCTTTCAAGAAGTGTATTCATCAAATCACTTTATTCTTGATTTCTATCCCAAACCAGCTTCGGGTGTTTACTACGTAATGCAAAAAGACCAAATTCTGAAAATAAATACTGATTCTGTTTCAATACTAAAATCAGCACCTGAAATTTCTGAACCCGAGATGAGTCTTGACAACTTTCCCTACCAGAATGGAAATGAGTTTGTTTTTACAGTAAGGCAAAAGGACCCCAATGATGATAGTGAATATTATGACGTGCTTACCCTTGAAGAATTTAAAACCACAACAACCCAGGAAGAAAACGGGAAGGGATCTGTTATCTATTTCGATGATGAGTCTCGGCACCCATTATTTAAGGAACTTAGGCTCGACTCCCTCTCCAATCTTATAGCTACAAATTGGGCCCGTGACAGCAGTTGGACTTTATTAGACATGACCAAACCCCGTTATAAAGCTTGGTATCCCATCGCAGAAACCGATTCCATTATTATTAAGGGTTTATTTAGTGAAGATGTTACAACTCGTATAAATGGCAAACCTTTCGATGAAGGCATTAGTCTGGCTTATTATTCTGAAAAAATAGTAGAATCAAAAACATACTTTAATGGTGCGATTGCTACTGCAGTGTGGTCGCCTAAACTTGGCTTTACATACTTTAGATTTGGAGTAGATGGTTTAATTTACTCCCTTAAAGGTGCTTATATAGATGGCACTGTATATGGTGATACAACTGCAATTAAATATGTTTCAAACGAGCCAAGCCCAACAGAAATACCCAAACAAGTAACGCTAAGCCAAAATTACCCCAATCCCTTCAACCCTTCTACAGTGATTAGTTATCAACTGGCAGAAAACAGTTTGGTACAGCTAGAGGTCTTTGATGTGACCGGACGAAAAGTGGCTGTTTTGGTGGAGGGAGAAAGGAAAGCTGCCGGAACGCATGAGGTTAGCTTTGAGGCTGAAAACCTTGCGTCAGGAGTGTATTTCTACCGGCTGGAAACCGCCGGGCAAACCCTGACTCAGAAAATGCTGTTGGTAAAATGAAAAAACTATTATTCATACTGATTGGTGTGGCTTTTTCCACCAACATAAATGCTCAGAATAAAATTACTGATGCCTATTTCCATGAGTTAAAAGGGATGGAAGATTCCACTGATACTACGCATCTGTTTTACAGAAAATATGTGAAAGGTCAATACGAATGCACCGGCGATAATCCTGCAGGCTCTCCCAGTGAAAATCAGAATAATGTTTATCATTTTGATCTAAATTCTCAAAAAGACTCCGTTTTATTTGCAGATTATTATTCTGAATGGTGTCTGGCAGGTTCCGTTGACAGCAAAACTGTATTCTCATACACTTTTTATGATAACAACCCAAAAAAGTGGATCATTTCTGGAGCATATGAATACGCAATCGGGATCTCCGATTATTCTGGAGCCACATTAGATTATAATGTGGCTATTGCTGTAAAAACGTTTAAAGAAGGCTCAAAAAGTAATTACATCCCAAAAGAACTTATTCTCTCTCCTAGTGGCGACTCGCTTTACGTTAAAACCTTTTCAGATATTACTATTCCTTTTTCGGGAAACAATAAAGAATGGCCTGTAATTGATGAAGATTTTGAGTTCATGGCATATGCTGATTCCGTAGCCATAGACTGGAACATCATCAATATCCATCCTAAAATTGACTCCCTCTACTTCGCGACCAACTCCTCCGGTGATTTATATCGAAGCACTCACTATTCTTCAGATTTCACCTTTGCCGATTCGAGCATGTATTTCAGAAACTTATTTTTTGATACCGATACTTCCCACGTTTATTCATTGACCTCATCCGGAGTACTTCTTTCTGATAATTTAGGAAACCAAGACTCCTGGGAAGTTTCTGAAATTGATTTTAAAACGAGTTCATCTAAATTTCTTACGGTTGACAAATCTGTTTCAGGAAATTTATTTGTATCTGATTCTACTGCTATCCTTTTTTCTCAAAATTATGGAGCTACTTTTACTTCCCTACTTTCAGTTGATGATGAAATCACCGGCCTCTACAAAAAACCGGATTCTGATATTCTATATGTACTTACGCGGAAAGAATTACTGGAAGTAAATACTGAAACCAAAGAAACTACTACACTTAAACAGTTACCGGTGAGCAGTGAACAGTTGACAGATGTTCCCACTCAAATCTCACTCAATCAAAACTACCCCAACCCCTTCAACCCAAGTACAGTGATCAGTTATCAGTTGGCAGGAAACAGTTTGGTGCGGCTGGAAGTGTTTGATGTGACCGGACGAAAAGTGGCTGTTTTGGTAAATGGAGTACGGAAAGCAGCGGGGACACATGAGGTTACTTTTGATGCAGAGAATCTGGCTTCAGGTGTTTATTTCTATCGTCTTGAAACGGCCGGGCAAACGCTAACTCAAAAAATGCTGCTGGTGAAATGATTTTCTGACTTCACAGGTTATTTCTATATTTATCAACCAATCCTTTTTCTTATGAAAACTGCTCTTCTATCCATTTTTGCCCTGCTACTATCGGTTTCTTTGTTTGCACAAGATTATGCCATTCAGCAACTGGAAAATTCTCCCCGCCATCACGAATGGGTGACCATTGAATCCAACAATCGGACACTGCATAATTTTGTGGTTTATCCGGAGACTTCAGAACCTGCTCCTGTAGTGATCGTCATTCACGAAAACCGCGGACTCAATGACTGGGCCCGGAGTTTTGCCGATCAGCTGGCCGGAGAAGGTTTTATAGCGGTTGCACCTGATTTAATTTCAAATACGGTGGAAGGGATAGAGAAAACCAGCGATTTTGAGACTTCCGATGCTGCCCGACAAGCCATCTACAGTCTCAATCCGGATCAAGTAACCACCGACCTGCTGAACGTGCTCGAATATGCCAAAACCATCGAGTCTGGAAACGGATCATTTGCCGTAGCCGGCTTTTGCTGGGGTGGTTCTCAATCCTTTCGGTTTGCCACCAATGCCGGAGATGCGATTGACGCTGCCCTGGTATTTTATGGGACCGGCCCCGAAGCTGAAGAAGCCTACCGTAACATTGAAGTTCCTGTTTATGGGTTCTATGGTGGCGATGACCAACGCGTAAATTCAACCATCGAGCGGTCGGAAACTGCAATGAAGAAGTTTAGCAAGATTTATAAATACGAAATTTATGAAGGCGCAGGCCATGCTTTTATGAGGCGTGGAGATGATCCTGAGGCTACTTCTGAGGATCCAAATGTAATTGCACGAAATAAATCATGGGATCGTTTAGTTTCTATTTTAAGTGAGTTTTAGAACTCTGTTTTAGAGCCAATACAACTTAATTTTATTTTCGTATTCATTAATGAACTAAAACTATTAAATTCATCTATCACTAATTTAGTTGTAACTAAATCCTTTTGTTTTGAAAAGATACGCTACCATCATTTTAGCATTAACTTTGGGGATCGGGTGTTCATCCTCAGATAAAAAGAGTGCTTCATCAAATCAGGAAACATCAACATCTCAAACAGAAATAGAATCAGGTAAAGAGGATACGACTATAATTTCCCGTCTTTATACACCCGGAGCAGACACTTCAGGACTCATTCACTTTACGGGCCAATTAAATTATACCGGGAACGAGCCATTCGCTGTTCCTGCCCTCTTCGTATCCGGAACTAAAACCGTGCGTTTAACAGGCGATTCCACTTTCATACATCAAACTTATAAAACAATAAATGGTAAAAAAGCTACCATTTACGGGGAAATGAAAGATATGGGCATCGATTCGATGTTAGAAGTACATTACTATGAACTAAGAGAATCTAACTGACTATGAAAAAACTATTATTAACAACCGTTCTAAGTATCATTTTTGCATCATCCACTGCTTTTGCTCAGAATGCAAAATTCAAAGAAAATCAATCTTTGGATAAAGAGAGTTACCCGGTTCATGTAAGCGACCGGTTAAATAATAGCGAGGTAATGAAAAAACTAAAGGCTATTGATTCTCAAACACCTACCCGTCAGAAATCTATGCTTGTAGTAGACGAAGTTGGTGACGAGCGTACTTTTTTCGTTAACAATTTTGAAACCAACGATTTTGACTCGTACAACTTCCGGCTTGTCAGAAAAGGCGAGCTCACTCAAATTTGGTTCGAAATAGGAGAAATCGAAAATGGACATCTCAATGATGCTGTAGCCGATAGTATCTTCAAATATCTTGAAGAAGAATCTAACCGATATTCTTTTAATCCTAACAAAGGAATTATAGAGCTGAGTAACGAATATCTTGGAACTCCTCCAAACTACGACGGTGATAATCTGGTTGATTTT from Gracilimonas sp. encodes the following:
- the gatB gene encoding Asp-tRNA(Asn)/Glu-tRNA(Gln) amidotransferase subunit GatB, which gives rise to MSTIAHEKYEAVIGLEVHAQLLTQSKAFAAVTTEYGGAPNTQVTPLCLGHPGTLPVVNENLVRYIIKMGLATNCDVAEKSIFARKNYFYPDLPKGYQISQYDTPICFGGFVDISLEEYDKRIGLTRIHMEEDAGKSIHDQDPYNTLVDLNRAGTPLIEIVSEPDLRTPQEAYAYLSKIKQIVQYLEICDGNMEEGSLRCDANVSVRPRGQEKFGTRTELKNMNSFRNVERAIHYEIYRQIELIEDGGEVVQQTRLWDTSKSQTRPMRSKEEAHDYRYFPEPDLPPIIVTDKMLDEIRKELPELADVRRKRFMEEFGMSEDDAVTITDSRYLADYYEEVVEHLGNPKSASNIVLSEVLRVLNEQSIDIREFSISAKKVSDLVKLKDEDKINSSAMQQIFNAMLEEDKEPEALAKEMNLIQVSDSGFLEPIVDEIIENNPDEVTRYKEGKKQLIGFFVGQAMKASQGKANPKLVKDLISKKLDD
- a CDS encoding T9SS type A sorting domain-containing protein translates to MKKCLLILSLALFGSTLSFGQTLDKSWQFTHLYTADDTAGQTHLFYYLDERRKYICSDVWGSRLYNSSNRDFRHMNPINDSDSTFMHAVGIGGIGCSSFNPWINIIDFHPFDDNLKNFIFVGSSGDGFEPYGYSQIGTRQYYLAPLFDYFERVEANPYLGEYFFLPRDNHTVRVPITTNKDTIRYINNNWYDIGYGEEIISDSILKVFDFRLESFSPFNDSLTFFTKHGSLIRSEDLGISGDTLAIPVSSSSQFLFDQDSLHVYATSNTGNLLVSDNYGKPGSWIELTLQGRSSTLQIDPKKTGFLYVADSTSIYRSTDFGQSFQEVYSSNHFILDFYPKPASGVYYVMQKDQILKINTDSVSILKSAPEISEPEMSLDNFPYQNGNEFVFTVRQKDPNDDSEYYDVLTLEEFKTTTTQEENGKGSVIYFDDESRHPLFKELRLDSLSNLIATNWARDSSWTLLDMTKPRYKAWYPIAETDSIIIKGLFSEDVTTRINGKPFDEGISLAYYSEKIVESKTYFNGAIATAVWSPKLGFTYFRFGVDGLIYSLKGAYIDGTVYGDTTAIKYVSNEPSPTEIPKQVTLSQNYPNPFNPSTVISYQLAENSLVQLEVFDVTGRKVAVLVEGERKAAGTHEVSFEAENLASGVYFYRLETAGQTLTQKMLLVK
- a CDS encoding T9SS type A sorting domain-containing protein, encoding MKKLLFILIGVAFSTNINAQNKITDAYFHELKGMEDSTDTTHLFYRKYVKGQYECTGDNPAGSPSENQNNVYHFDLNSQKDSVLFADYYSEWCLAGSVDSKTVFSYTFYDNNPKKWIISGAYEYAIGISDYSGATLDYNVAIAVKTFKEGSKSNYIPKELILSPSGDSLYVKTFSDITIPFSGNNKEWPVIDEDFEFMAYADSVAIDWNIINIHPKIDSLYFATNSSGDLYRSTHYSSDFTFADSSMYFRNLFFDTDTSHVYSLTSSGVLLSDNLGNQDSWEVSEIDFKTSSSKFLTVDKSVSGNLFVSDSTAILFSQNYGATFTSLLSVDDEITGLYKKPDSDILYVLTRKELLEVNTETKETTTLKQLPVSSEQLTDVPTQISLNQNYPNPFNPSTVISYQLAGNSLVRLEVFDVTGRKVAVLVNGVRKAAGTHEVTFDAENLASGVYFYRLETAGQTLTQKMLLVK
- a CDS encoding dienelactone hydrolase family protein; its protein translation is MKTALLSIFALLLSVSLFAQDYAIQQLENSPRHHEWVTIESNNRTLHNFVVYPETSEPAPVVIVIHENRGLNDWARSFADQLAGEGFIAVAPDLISNTVEGIEKTSDFETSDAARQAIYSLNPDQVTTDLLNVLEYAKTIESGNGSFAVAGFCWGGSQSFRFATNAGDAIDAALVFYGTGPEAEEAYRNIEVPVYGFYGGDDQRVNSTIERSETAMKKFSKIYKYEIYEGAGHAFMRRGDDPEATSEDPNVIARNKSWDRLVSILSEF